TAGTTAATCGCAAACTCTCGGAAAACCTTTTATCCTTCCAACGAAGCAACCCTTCCCTTGCATTAGTTAAAGGTATTTTAAACTGCACCAACTCTACTCTTTCCTTAAATTTATTTACAAACCAATCAATAACCCCTTCATTCTCTTCCGGTGAAAAAGTACAAGTAGAATAGACAAGGGTTCCTCCCTCTTTCAAAGCAAAAAAAGCCGAATGAAGAAGTTTCTTTTGTTTGTGAACCATCTCTTTAACTTTATGTTGTTTCCAATATTGATAAGACTTAGGGTTAGAAACTAAGAACCGCCCCTCGCTTGAACAAGGTACATCAGCCAGGATTCGATCAAACTCTTCGGGAAATTTTTTCCTTACCCAAACACTATCTAAAATAAGAGTCTTAACTGTTTCAACACCTTGAGACTTTAAATTAGCCAAAAGTTTATAATAACGGGTACGGATCTTTTCAATTGCCAAAAGATCAGCTTCCGGGGCCAAAGAAACAATCTGAGTGGTCTTTACTCCCGGGGCAGCGCACAAATCAAGAATTTTCTCTCCATTCTGAGGATCAAGAACCAACACCGGAATCATACTCGATAAGTTCTGAACAAAAACTAACCCCTGCTTATAAATCTCGGTATTTTGAAAATTACGCAAAGGTGTCTTTAGAATGAATGCCCCTTGAGGGTAATCTAACTCTTTAAACTTTACTCTTTGATCAAATAAAGCTTTCCTTAAAGTAATTAAATCGGTTTTTAGATAATTTATCCTAAACGCCGGTTCAGACTTATTAAGAAAGGTATCAGCAACCCTCTCGTAATCTTTAGGGTAGATCTTCTTTAGCTTATGTAGAAATTCTTGAGGTAGTTTGGAAATAATATCTTTCATTATTGCTTTATCCCTTTTTGTTTTATAAAAAACGGAACTAATGAAACTATAATTATATAAAGCATCATAGCCACAGCAATTGCCATATTTTGTTCAAAGTAAATTAGCATCTTCTCTACTGAAAATCCACGCATTGCTGCTAAAGGAAACTGAAGCCAGAATATCCGCGGCCCAGAAGCAACGATAATAGCCAACAAAAACTTACGCCAAG
Above is a genomic segment from Candidatus Omnitrophota bacterium containing:
- a CDS encoding RsmB/NOP family class I SAM-dependent RNA methyltransferase, translated to MKDIISKLPQEFLHKLKKIYPKDYERVADTFLNKSEPAFRINYLKTDLITLRKALFDQRVKFKELDYPQGAFILKTPLRNFQNTEIYKQGLVFVQNLSSMIPVLVLDPQNGEKILDLCAAPGVKTTQIVSLAPEADLLAIEKIRTRYYKLLANLKSQGVETVKTLILDSVWVRKKFPEEFDRILADVPCSSEGRFLVSNPKSYQYWKQHKVKEMVHKQKKLLHSAFFALKEGGTLVYSTCTFSPEENEGVIDWFVNKFKERVELVQFKIPLTNAREGLLRWKDKRFSESLRLTRRIIPNETMEGFFIAKLNKISV